One segment of Brassica napus cultivar Da-Ae chromosome C3, Da-Ae, whole genome shotgun sequence DNA contains the following:
- the LOC111205383 gene encoding protein IQ-domain 26-like: MGRASRWFKGIFGMKKSKEKESPVSGDGRGETGGSLVYGKTLQADSVWLRTYLAETDIEQNKHAIAVAAATAAAADAAVAAAQAAVAVVRLTSNGRSGGYSGTTMERWAAVKIQTIFKGYLARKALRALKGIVKLQALVRGYLVRKRPAETLHSMQALIRAQTSVRSQRINRNNMLHIHPRHSLERSDDSRSEVHSKRISVSVEKHNNNNTYNETSPKIVEIDTYKTKSRSRRLNVDVSEHGDDIEWSFPGDKCKFPTAQNTPRFYSSAVNNHHYYYTPPSPAKSVCRDACFRPSHPGLMSPSYMANTLSFKAKVRSHSAPRQRPDKKKLSLEEIMAARSSVSGVRMVQPQQEKRSSCSYDRQFPQERVDFRYYN, translated from the exons ATGGGCAGAGCATCGAGATGGTTTAAGGGCATTTTCGGTATGAAAAAGAGCAAAGAGAAAGAGAGCCCAGTTTCCGGCGACGGAAGAGGAGAAACCGGTGGGTCCCTCGTTTACGGAAAAACACTCCAAGCAGACTCTGTCTGGCTCAGAACCTACTTGGCAGAAACAGACATAGAACAGAACAAACACGCTATTGCAGTTGCTGCCGCCACTGCCGCAGCCGCAGACGCAGCAGTTGCAGCGGCTCAAGCTGCCGTCGCGGTGGTCAGGCTAACAAGTAACGGAAGATCGGGAGGATATTCCGGGACCACAATGGAACGGTGGGCGGCCGTTAAAATTCAAACAATCTTCAAGGGCTATTTG gcGAGGAAAGCGTTAAGAGCGTTGAAAGGTATAGTGAAGTTACAAGCTTTGGTGAGAGGATACTTAGTCCGCAAACGCCCCGCCGAAACGCTTCATAGCATGCAAGCTCTCATCAGAGCACAAACTAGCGTTCGTTCTCAACGCATCAACCGCAACAACATGTTACACATACATCCTAGACATTCTCTC GAGAGATCTGATGATTCAAGAAGCGAGGTCCACAGCAAGAGAATATCAGTCTCTGTCGAGAaacataacaacaacaacacgtACAATGAGACCAGTCCCAAGATTGTTGAGATTGACACTTACAAGACAAAGTCAAGATCGAGGAGACTGAACGTTGATGTATCTGAACATGGAGATGATATCGAGTGGAGTTTTCCAGGAGATAAATGTAAGTTTCCTACGGCTCAAAACACGCCGAGATTCTATTCGTCAGCAGTGAATAATCATCACTACTACTACACTCCACCTTCGCCAGCAAAGAGCGTTTGTAGAGACGCTTGTTTTAGACcaagtcatcctggtttgatgtcACCGAGCTATATGGCTAATACGCTGTCGTTTAAGGCCAAGGTGCGTTCCCATAGTGCGCCGAGACAGCGTCCTGATAAAAAGAAGTTGTCGCTTGAAGAGATTATGGCGGCTAGAAGTAGCGTTAGCGGCGTGAGGATGGTCCAACCGCAACAAGAAAAACGCTCTTCTTGTTCTTATGATCGTCAGTTTCCTCAAGAACGGGTGGATTTTAGATACTATAATTAG